DNA sequence from the Antarctobacter heliothermus genome:
CTACGCTGGAGTTAGAGCTGTTTCAGCGTCAACCACGCGGGTTGTCGCTGACCGATGCAGGCGCGGCGCTGGTGCCGCACGCGCGCCGGATGGCCGAGGGGATGCAGGGGTTTAGCCTTGCCGCCGCCGGACGATCTCAAAAACTGTCCGGCCCGGTCCGTATCACCGCCAGCGTCTTTACCGCGCAGCATTACTTGCCCGTCATCCTGGCAAAGCTGCGTGAGGAAGAGCCCGACATCACGATTGATCTTGTCCCAACTGACCGCTCTGAAAACCTGTTGTACCGCGAGGCTGACATCGCCGTGCGCATGTACCGCAGCGAGCAATTGGACATTGTGACCCGCCATTTGGGAGAGTTGAGTCTGGGCCTGTTCGCGGCCAAAACCTATTTGGATCGCCGCGGCCGTCCGGCGGGTTTCCACGAGTTCTTTGACCACGATCTTGTTGGGTATGATCAATCCGACCTGATCCTGCGGGGGCTGCGCGAGATGGGGATGGATGCGCAGCGCGAATGGTTCGCTACGCGCACCGACCATCACAGCGTCTATTGGGAAATGGTCCGGGCGGGGTGTGGCATCGGTGTTGCCCAGTTGCGCGTGGGTTTGGCAGAACCTGTTGTAGAGCGGGTGCTGCCAGAGGTGCCGCTGCCGACGCTGCCGCTATGGCTGGCCGCGCATGAGGCGGTGCGGCAGACTCCGCGCATCCGACGCGTGTGGGACGCGCTGGCCGAAGGGCTGCTGGCGCAGGTGGACTGAGCCGGCAAACAGCGGGGGTTATTGACCCGACGGCGCGCGCGGGCTACGCCCCAAGCGTTATGAACAGGAGAGCCGACCATGCCCAACCCTTCGATTCTTATCCTGCCCGGAGACGGCATTGGCCCCGAAGTCATGGCCGAGGTCCGCAAGGTCATCGACTGGTACGGCACCAAGCGCGACCTGGCCTTTGACGTGTCCGAGGATTTGGTCGGCGGTGCCGCCTATGACGCGCATGGAACTCCGCTGACCGATGAAACGATGGCCAAGGCACAAGAGGTCGACGCGGTACTGCTGGGGGCTGTGGGTGGTCCAAAGTACGACGCACTGGACTTTTCGGTCAAACCAGAGCGCGGATTGCTGCGCCTGCGCAAGGAAATGGATCTATTCGCCAACCTGCGCCCGGCCCAGTGCTTTGACGCACTTGCGGATTTCTCGTCGCTGAAAAAAGACGTGGTGGCCGGTCTGGATATCATGATCGTCCGTGAACTGACATCCGGCATTTACTTTGGTGAGCCGCGCGGCATCATCGAAGAGGGCAACGAACGGGTCGGCATTAACACCCAGCGGTACACGGAATCGGAAATCGACCGGGTCGCACGGTCGGCGTTCGAGTTGGCGATGCGCCGGGGCAAAAAGCTGTGCTCGATGGAAAAGGCCAACGTCATGGAGTCCGGCGTGCTCTGGCGCGAGGTCGTGACCGAGGTGGGCAAGGATTACCCCGAGGTCGAGCTGTCGCACATGTATGCCGACGCTGGTGCCATGCAGCTGTGCCGCTGGCCCAAACAGTTCGACGTGATCGTGACCGACAACCTGTTTGGTGACCTACTGTCCGACGCCGCCGCCATGCTGACCGGCAGCCTTGGCATGTTGCCTTCTGCGTCGCTGGGCAAGCCGATGGCAAACGGCCGCCCCAAGGCATTGTACGAACCGGTCCATGGGTCGGCACCGGACATCGCAGGGCAGGGTAAGGCGAACCCGATCGCCTGTATTCTGTCGTTCGCAATGGCGCTGCGCTACAGCTTTGACAACGGGGACGAGGCCACGCGTCTTGAGGATGCGATTGAAAAGGTGCTGGCCGACGGTTTCCGCACCGCCGATCTTCTGGGCGAAGAAGGCGTTGACCCGATATCGACCACCCAGATGGGCGATGCCGTCATTGCGGCACTGGACGCCTCTTTATAAAGACGCGCTTTGCGCACTGGACGGCGGTGCAGCGGTTGGTCAGGCTGGTTCTGACCAACCGAAAGGATTCCTCATGCGCCGCCTTCTTTTGTCTGCTTGTCTCTTGGCCAGTCCTTTGGCCGCCCAGACAGTCCAGATCCTGCCTGGGTATTCCGATTTCCGACTTCCGGCGACACAGGTCGTTGATCAGCCCATGACCCTGATGATGAATTGGCTGCTGTCCTTTCCCGAAAGCGCCGAGGGGCGCCCCCAGATTGACCTGTTGGCGAAAGTCGAGGAGGGGCGTCTGGCGATCGTGTTCACCGACTCGGGCGGTGGTGACGATTCGGTGAAGGCAATCCAGCGACGGATGGAATTTCTCCAAACCGAAGACTGGAGATGGCGACTGGTGGCCTATGGCTTTCGGCAGCAATGCTGGCGTGGCGAATCCGACGATTGGACAGACCGCCCCTGCCCTTGAACAGGCTGCGAGACGGAAAAAGCCGCCGCCCCCCTTGCCATCGGTGCCCGTCCCGCATGTGATTGCGGTAACATGCGCCTCGGCACCGACTCTAGTTCACGGAATCCCCTATGTCCCCGAATGCCAAAGGCGCTGTGATGGCGCTGCTCGCTTTTGCTACATATTCGTTTCACGATGTAATCGTGAAATTGCTGGGGGCGAACTATAGCCCAGTGCAGATTGTGTTCTTTAGCGGACTGTTCGCCTTTCC
Encoded proteins:
- a CDS encoding LysR family transcriptional regulator, producing the protein MDGALAKLDWSLVQTFLTVADTGSLSEAARKLAISQPTAGRQIRQIETTLELELFQRQPRGLSLTDAGAALVPHARRMAEGMQGFSLAAAGRSQKLSGPVRITASVFTAQHYLPVILAKLREEEPDITIDLVPTDRSENLLYREADIAVRMYRSEQLDIVTRHLGELSLGLFAAKTYLDRRGRPAGFHEFFDHDLVGYDQSDLILRGLREMGMDAQREWFATRTDHHSVYWEMVRAGCGIGVAQLRVGLAEPVVERVLPEVPLPTLPLWLAAHEAVRQTPRIRRVWDALAEGLLAQVD
- the leuB gene encoding 3-isopropylmalate dehydrogenase, whose translation is MPNPSILILPGDGIGPEVMAEVRKVIDWYGTKRDLAFDVSEDLVGGAAYDAHGTPLTDETMAKAQEVDAVLLGAVGGPKYDALDFSVKPERGLLRLRKEMDLFANLRPAQCFDALADFSSLKKDVVAGLDIMIVRELTSGIYFGEPRGIIEEGNERVGINTQRYTESEIDRVARSAFELAMRRGKKLCSMEKANVMESGVLWREVVTEVGKDYPEVELSHMYADAGAMQLCRWPKQFDVIVTDNLFGDLLSDAAAMLTGSLGMLPSASLGKPMANGRPKALYEPVHGSAPDIAGQGKANPIACILSFAMALRYSFDNGDEATRLEDAIEKVLADGFRTADLLGEEGVDPISTTQMGDAVIAALDASL